The following coding sequences are from one Pseudonocardia sp. EC080619-01 window:
- a CDS encoding HNH endonuclease signature motif containing protein: MDDAWTHTDEELLLTVGSLQRAIDEASAALVPLVAEVASRGLAEAQGYRDVAHLLRSVQNVSLRTGRARVRAAEQLAPTVLITGQQVDPRLPALAAAFGRAEVSAEHVDVIQRVLAALPPHLDEHRAPLEADLVEHARGLDPDGVEKLGRRALALLDPDGPRPREPHPTRNRLTLRPQGSGFAARGWFDTESAAVLRTALSPLSAPVPPVEAGCDDAGEPIGRDERSAAERNGDGLVELARMTIATGALGSERGQEVRVTVTVPLEALTTGRGAAQLGFGDGLLTGAVDAGAALRLACDAEVVPVVLGTHGEPLFVGRGNRLANRGQRRALAQRDGGCAFPGCDRPPQWCSAHHVEHWADGGPTDLDNLVLLCGHHHSMIHKGDWTVTMDGGFPLFHPPPWVAGGSRRNPVHRAELVGRVAELCPQ, translated from the coding sequence GTGGACGACGCCTGGACGCACACCGACGAGGAGCTGCTGCTCACCGTCGGCTCGCTCCAGCGCGCGATCGACGAGGCGTCCGCGGCGCTGGTCCCGCTCGTCGCGGAGGTCGCGTCGCGCGGCCTGGCCGAGGCCCAGGGGTACCGCGACGTCGCGCACCTCCTGCGGTCGGTGCAGAACGTGTCGCTGCGGACGGGGCGGGCGCGGGTCCGCGCCGCCGAGCAGCTCGCGCCGACCGTGCTGATCACCGGGCAGCAGGTCGATCCGCGGCTGCCCGCGCTGGCGGCGGCCTTCGGGCGGGCGGAGGTGTCCGCCGAGCACGTGGACGTGATCCAGCGGGTGCTGGCGGCGCTGCCGCCGCACCTCGACGAGCACCGCGCGCCGCTCGAGGCCGATCTCGTCGAGCACGCGCGGGGACTGGACCCCGACGGCGTCGAGAAGCTCGGCAGGCGCGCACTCGCCCTGCTCGATCCCGACGGCCCCCGGCCGCGCGAGCCGCACCCGACCCGCAACCGGCTGACCCTCCGGCCGCAGGGGAGCGGGTTCGCGGCGCGTGGCTGGTTCGACACGGAGTCCGCGGCCGTGCTGCGGACCGCACTGTCACCGCTGAGCGCGCCGGTCCCGCCGGTCGAGGCCGGGTGCGACGACGCGGGCGAGCCGATCGGGCGCGACGAGCGCTCGGCCGCCGAGCGCAACGGCGACGGCCTGGTCGAGCTCGCCCGGATGACGATCGCGACCGGCGCGCTCGGCTCGGAGCGCGGGCAGGAGGTGCGGGTGACCGTCACCGTGCCGCTGGAGGCGCTGACCACCGGCCGCGGGGCCGCGCAGCTCGGGTTCGGCGACGGGCTCCTCACCGGAGCGGTCGACGCGGGCGCCGCGCTGCGGCTCGCCTGCGACGCGGAGGTCGTCCCGGTCGTGCTCGGCACGCACGGGGAGCCGCTGTTCGTCGGGCGGGGGAACCGGCTCGCGAACCGGGGCCAGCGCCGGGCGCTCGCCCAGCGCGACGGGGGATGCGCCTTCCCCGGTTGCGACCGGCCGCCGCAGTGGTGCTCCGCGCACCACGTCGAGCACTGGGCCGACGGCGGTCCGACCGATCTGGACAATCTGGTGCTCTTGTGCGGGCACCACCACTCGATGATCCACAAGGGCGACTGGACGGTCACGATGGACGGTGGGTTCCCGCTGTTCCATCCGCCGCCGTGGGTGGCGGGTGGATCGCGACGGAACCCGGTGCACCGGGCGGAGCTGGTCGGGAGGGTGGCGGAGCTGTGTCCTCAGTAG